A genomic segment from Arcobacter acticola encodes:
- a CDS encoding AAA family ATPase, whose amino-acid sequence MINRVYLKECLSFKEVDLEFKKGLNIFTGPSGAGKSILMQAILSLFALSEVKANLGEIQLDNLNFSDESYDISLDDDIVIKSIKKEKVRYFLNNQTISKKNLNNLSTMLIKHLNLKDTSEFDSHKLVVFLDKLSSKNKKEFVEIKSSFDTLYLDFLQIKKELKKILEDENKLEDLKEFAKFEIDKIEQINPSIDEYEELNLIKKRLSKKEKIEVAIKKASGIMEFNQNVTNALELMEVDSSFFDEAMNELNNVFEKFNDSLYELEDINIENVLDRIEKLASLQKRFGSIEECLKYKEQKKKELESYENISFQKEKLEKDYKRINEELSVLSLEISKYRKETSLILENKINEYLKFLYLSNAKIILEEKQLDNSGIDNILFELNGVSLETISSGEYNRLRLALLTSMSEFDIVDNGILFLDEIDANLSGKESDAISKVLIKLSKSYQIFAISHQPQLTSSANQHFLVDKHNGISNVKLLNEKERINEIARMISGENITSEAFEFAKNLLK is encoded by the coding sequence TTGATTAATAGAGTATATTTAAAAGAGTGTTTATCTTTTAAGGAAGTTGATTTAGAATTTAAAAAAGGTTTAAATATTTTTACAGGTCCAAGTGGTGCTGGAAAATCAATCTTAATGCAAGCCATATTATCTTTATTTGCATTATCAGAAGTAAAAGCAAACTTAGGTGAAATACAGTTAGATAATTTGAACTTTTCTGATGAGTCATATGATATTTCACTTGATGATGATATTGTTATTAAAAGTATAAAAAAAGAAAAAGTAAGATATTTTTTAAATAATCAAACAATCTCAAAGAAAAATCTAAATAATCTTTCAACAATGCTTATTAAACATCTAAACCTAAAAGACACTTCTGAATTTGATAGTCATAAATTAGTAGTTTTTCTAGATAAGCTTAGCTCAAAAAATAAAAAAGAGTTTGTAGAGATTAAAAGTTCATTTGACACTTTATATTTAGATTTCTTACAAATAAAAAAAGAGTTAAAAAAGATATTAGAAGATGAAAATAAATTAGAAGATTTAAAAGAGTTTGCAAAATTTGAAATAGATAAAATAGAGCAAATTAATCCAAGTATCGATGAATACGAAGAGTTAAATTTAATAAAAAAAAGATTATCAAAAAAAGAGAAAATTGAAGTTGCAATAAAAAAAGCTTCAGGAATAATGGAATTTAATCAAAATGTTACTAATGCTTTGGAATTAATGGAAGTTGATTCTTCATTTTTTGACGAAGCAATGAATGAGCTTAACAATGTATTTGAAAAGTTTAATGACTCTTTATATGAACTTGAAGATATAAATATAGAAAATGTTTTAGATAGAATTGAAAAATTAGCATCCCTGCAAAAAAGATTTGGTTCTATTGAAGAGTGTTTAAAATATAAAGAACAGAAGAAAAAAGAGTTAGAATCATATGAAAATATATCTTTTCAAAAAGAAAAATTAGAAAAAGATTATAAAAGAATAAATGAAGAGCTATCAGTACTTTCTTTAGAAATATCAAAATATAGAAAAGAAACTTCACTAATACTAGAAAATAAAATAAACGAATATCTTAAATTTTTATATTTAAGTAATGCAAAAATAATTTTAGAAGAAAAACAATTAGATAATTCAGGTATTGATAATATCCTTTTTGAATTAAATGGAGTTTCTTTAGAAACAATAAGTTCAGGAGAATATAATAGATTAAGACTTGCACTTTTGACTTCAATGAGTGAGTTTGATATTGTTGATAATGGAATCTTATTTTTAGATGAAATAGATGCAAATTTAAGTGGAAAAGAGAGTGACGCTATTTCAAAAGTATTAATAAAACTTAGTAAATCTTATCAAATCTTTGCAATTTCACATCAACCACAGTTAACATCAAGTGCAAATCAACATTTTTTAGTTGATAAACACAATGGAATTTCAAATGTTAAATTACTAAATGAAAAAGAAAGAATAAATGAAATTGCAAGGATGATTAGTGGTGAAAATATCACAAGTGAAGCCTTTGAATTTGCAAAAAACTTATTAAAATAA
- a CDS encoding NAD(+)/NADH kinase, translating into MRIEKNFELLPNIKSAGIILRPSSPELKEIYLKIKELFQKADIEILLEDNSANMISLKGIPLNDLCRKVDFLISVGGDGTLLSVVRKSFKYDKPVLGINLGTLGFLTDISMEQLPSFIKDLKNNIYKIDNRMMVEGSVNLNKFVAFNDIVISRKSISSMIKISAKIDGKHFNSYDGDGVIVSTPTGSTAYNLSVGGPIVYPLTEAFIVTPVAPHSLTQRPLVMPADFEIEFKIIDNQGAVVIVDGQDIYEVEQNQSIKIKIASKKAKMIHRVQRNYFEVLNEKLRWGN; encoded by the coding sequence ATGAGAATAGAAAAAAATTTTGAATTATTACCTAATATAAAAAGTGCTGGAATTATATTAAGGCCTTCAAGCCCAGAACTAAAAGAGATATATTTAAAAATTAAAGAATTATTCCAAAAAGCTGATATTGAAATATTATTAGAAGATAATTCTGCAAATATGATATCTTTAAAAGGTATTCCTTTAAACGATTTATGTCGTAAAGTTGACTTTCTAATCTCAGTCGGAGGAGATGGAACTTTACTTTCAGTAGTTAGAAAATCTTTTAAATATGATAAACCTGTTTTGGGAATTAATCTTGGAACCTTAGGATTTTTAACTGATATTTCAATGGAGCAATTACCTAGTTTTATAAAAGATTTAAAAAATAATATATATAAAATTGATAATAGAATGATGGTTGAAGGAAGTGTAAATTTAAATAAATTTGTTGCTTTTAATGATATTGTGATTTCAAGAAAATCAATCTCTTCTATGATAAAAATATCTGCAAAAATTGATGGTAAACACTTTAATTCTTATGATGGTGATGGGGTTATAGTTTCAACACCAACAGGTTCAACTGCCTATAATTTATCAGTTGGAGGACCAATTGTTTATCCTTTAACAGAAGCATTTATTGTAACTCCTGTTGCTCCTCATTCTTTAACACAAAGACCTCTTGTAATGCCTGCTGATTTTGAAATTGAATTTAAAATAATTGACAATCAAGGAGCGGTTGTTATTGTAGATGGTCAAGATATTTATGAAGTTGAACAAAACCAATCTATAAAAATAAAAATTGCATCAAAGAAAGCTAAAATGATTCATAGGGTACAAAGAAATTATTTTGAAGTATTAAATGAAAAACTAAGATGGGGAAATTAA
- a CDS encoding MFS transporter, whose amino-acid sequence MTKQLFPLALGGLGIGTTEFAIMGLLPDVSSSLDVSIPVAGHLISAYAFGVVVGAPILVALSAKFPPKNILIIFMLMFTVFNALSIIAPDYNTLLVSRFLSGLPHGAFFGVATIVASRLAKKGKEAQAIASIFTGLTLAILLMVPLVTFIGHHLNWRYAFGVVSLLGLLTILFLYIWLPSMKPLRSVSFKEELEFFKTIKAWHILTIVAIGFAGLFAWFSYIAPLLINIAGFDIEVVSYLMIVAGAGMVVGNIIGGYLADKRDPVIVSIFLLFLMVISLLLVFFFSESKIVSVILTFVCSALALSFGSPINMIMLKSAKHSEMLAAAFIQAGFNVANSLGALLGGIPLLYGLSFNYPALVGAGMALFGAVLCLIFYRKYER is encoded by the coding sequence ATGACAAAACAATTATTTCCTTTAGCCTTAGGTGGTTTAGGAATAGGAACAACTGAATTTGCAATAATGGGATTACTTCCTGATGTTTCAAGTTCACTTGATGTTTCTATACCAGTAGCAGGTCATCTAATTTCAGCCTATGCCTTCGGTGTAGTAGTTGGAGCACCAATTTTAGTGGCTCTTAGTGCAAAGTTTCCACCCAAAAATATTTTAATTATTTTCATGCTTATGTTTACTGTTTTTAATGCCTTATCAATTATTGCACCTGATTATAATACTTTATTAGTTTCAAGATTTTTATCTGGACTTCCCCATGGAGCATTTTTTGGAGTTGCTACTATAGTAGCTTCACGTTTGGCAAAAAAAGGTAAGGAAGCTCAAGCTATTGCTTCTATTTTTACAGGTCTTACACTTGCTATTTTACTTATGGTTCCTTTAGTTACTTTTATAGGACATCATCTTAATTGGAGATATGCCTTTGGCGTTGTTTCTCTTTTGGGTTTATTAACTATTTTATTTTTATATATTTGGTTACCTTCTATGAAACCACTTAGAAGTGTAAGTTTTAAGGAAGAATTAGAATTTTTCAAAACAATAAAAGCTTGGCATATTTTAACTATTGTGGCAATTGGATTTGCTGGTTTATTTGCTTGGTTTAGTTATATTGCACCTCTTTTAATTAATATTGCAGGTTTTGATATTGAAGTGGTTTCTTATTTAATGATAGTTGCAGGTGCTGGTATGGTTGTTGGAAATATTATTGGAGGATATTTAGCGGACAAAAGAGATCCTGTAATTGTTTCTATTTTTTTACTTTTTTTAATGGTTATATCATTACTTTTAGTATTTTTCTTTTCAGAGAGCAAAATTGTTTCAGTAATACTTACTTTTGTTTGTAGTGCTTTAGCCTTATCTTTTGGAAGTCCAATAAACATGATTATGTTAAAAAGTGCTAAACATTCAGAAATGTTAGCAGCAGCATTTATCCAAGCTGGTTTTAACGTAGCAAATTCATTGGGAGCATTATTAGGAGGGATTCCATTATTATATGGTTTATCTTTTAACTATCCAGCATTAGTAGGAGCAGGAATGGCACTTTTTGGAGCTGTTTTATGTTTGATTTTTTATAGAAAATATGAAAGATAA
- a CDS encoding HipA domain-containing protein: protein MKHTINIFCNNDYVGFIEIDLDSNNAKLNYDDNWKEIGFELSPHLKFNKEIDSNSIKKFISNLLPEGKGLEFVSEILQISKANKFALIEAIGNETAGAITFTSNKEIVTSFREISNEELTQRIINRDSINITLWDKKTRLSLAGVQDKLPLVVLDDNNYGIGEGRIASTHILKFEKINNSYLVLNEYFCMKLAKLCGLDVAEVEIKKFATQNVLFVKRFDRELLINEDGSFEVLKKHIIDACQLLNLDVAVKYEKVYTDARGEANFKNLFEYSKLSTNKILTKLNLLKWTLFNLCINNYDAHAKNISFFVNKRSLELSPLYDLVNIAMYPDIHNEFAMAFGDEFDSNKIGTFDMVGFCVHTNIQPRLIKNELSSIIANIKKNIETIKNETLSLCDENEINFLESLEKNILLTCKKHENMIQTLVDDYKIYKKEYE from the coding sequence ATGAAACATACTATAAATATATTTTGCAATAATGACTATGTAGGTTTTATAGAAATTGATTTAGATTCGAATAATGCAAAATTAAATTATGATGATAATTGGAAAGAAATAGGATTTGAATTATCTCCACATCTAAAATTCAATAAAGAAATAGATTCAAATAGTATAAAGAAATTTATATCTAATCTTTTACCTGAAGGTAAAGGATTAGAATTTGTTAGTGAAATTTTACAAATTTCTAAAGCTAATAAATTTGCATTAATTGAAGCAATTGGTAATGAAACAGCAGGAGCTATTACCTTTACTTCAAATAAAGAGATTGTTACGAGTTTTAGAGAAATTAGTAATGAAGAATTAACTCAAAGAATTATAAATAGAGATAGTATAAATATTACTCTTTGGGATAAAAAAACAAGGCTTAGTCTTGCAGGTGTTCAAGATAAGTTACCATTAGTTGTTTTAGATGATAATAACTATGGGATAGGAGAAGGAAGAATTGCTTCTACTCATATATTAAAATTTGAGAAAATAAATAATAGTTATTTGGTTTTAAATGAATACTTTTGTATGAAGTTAGCTAAGTTGTGTGGCTTAGATGTAGCAGAAGTAGAAATAAAGAAATTTGCTACTCAAAATGTTTTATTTGTAAAAAGATTTGATAGAGAACTTTTAATAAATGAAGATGGCTCTTTTGAAGTTTTGAAAAAACATATAATAGATGCTTGTCAATTATTAAATTTAGATGTTGCTGTCAAATATGAAAAAGTTTATACAGATGCAAGAGGTGAAGCAAATTTTAAAAACTTATTTGAATACTCGAAATTATCAACAAATAAGATTTTAACAAAATTAAATCTTCTAAAGTGGACTTTATTTAATTTATGCATAAACAACTATGATGCTCATGCAAAAAATATATCATTTTTTGTAAATAAAAGAAGTTTAGAATTAAGCCCATTATATGATTTAGTAAATATTGCTATGTATCCAGATATACATAATGAGTTTGCAATGGCTTTTGGAGATGAGTTTGATTCAAATAAAATAGGTACATTTGATATGGTAGGTTTTTGCGTACATACAAATATACAGCCAAGATTAATAAAAAATGAATTGTCATCTATAATTGCAAATATTAAGAAAAATATCGAAACTATAAAAAATGAAACGTTATCTCTTTGCGATGAAAACGAAATTAATTTTTTAGAATCTTTAGAAAAAAACATTTTACTAACTTGTAAAAAACACGAAAATATGATTCAAACATTAGTAGATGATTATAAAATTTATAAAAAAGAATATGAATAA
- the fusA gene encoding elongation factor G yields MARKTPLNRVRNIGIAAHIDAGKTTTTERILFYTGVSHKIGEVHEGAATMDWMEQEQERGITITSAATTCNWTHPKTKEQLMINIIDTPGHVDFTIEVERSMRVLDGAVAVFCSVGGVQPQSETVWRQANKYRVPRMIFVNKMDRTGADFYNVLKQVNERLKSNAVPIQLPIGAEENFKGIVDLVQMKAIVWDEDAAMGSNYHVEEIPADMMDMAQEYREKMIEAAAESIEELMEKYLEGIELTEEEITAGIKAGCLNMTITPMTCGTAFKNKGVQTLLDAVAMYLPAPTEVEDIRGETQDGEPVIVPSTDAGEVAALAFKIMTDPFVGQLTFARVYRGVLESGTYVYNSTKMKKERIGRLLKMHANNREEIKELYAGEIGAVVGLKYTITGDTLASEKDPVILERMEFPEPVISVAVEPKTKADQEKMGIALGKLAEEDPSFRVNTDEETGQTIISGMGELHLEILVDRMKREFKVEAEVGAPQVAYRETIKNAVKQEYKYAKQSGGKGQYGHVYLDIKPLVGSEENFKFNNDIKGGVIPKEYIPAVEKGCFEAMQGGILAGYPMVNIEVSVYDGSYHDVDSSEMAFKLAASMGFKQGCRSAAAQAVILEPIMKVEIETPEDYMGDVIGDCNKRRGQVQSMDDRAGVKLVVAMIPLSEMFGYSTDLRSMSQGRATYSMIFDNYSEVPKNVSEEIIKKRNG; encoded by the coding sequence ATGGCTAGAAAAACACCACTTAACAGAGTTAGAAATATTGGTATTGCAGCTCACATTGATGCTGGAAAAACTACAACTACTGAAAGAATTTTATTCTACACAGGTGTATCTCATAAAATTGGTGAGGTTCATGAAGGTGCTGCAACAATGGACTGGATGGAACAAGAGCAAGAAAGAGGTATTACAATTACTTCTGCTGCTACTACTTGTAACTGGACTCACCCAAAAACTAAAGAGCAATTAATGATTAACATCATTGACACTCCAGGTCACGTTGACTTTACTATTGAAGTTGAAAGATCTATGAGGGTTCTTGATGGAGCTGTTGCAGTATTCTGTTCAGTTGGTGGGGTTCAACCACAATCTGAAACTGTTTGGAGACAAGCTAATAAATATAGAGTACCAAGAATGATATTCGTTAATAAAATGGATAGAACTGGTGCAGATTTTTATAATGTTTTAAAACAAGTAAATGAAAGATTAAAATCAAATGCTGTTCCTATTCAATTACCAATCGGTGCTGAAGAGAACTTCAAAGGTATTGTAGATTTAGTTCAAATGAAAGCTATCGTTTGGGATGAAGATGCAGCTATGGGTTCAAACTATCACGTTGAAGAAATTCCAGCTGATATGATGGATATGGCACAAGAGTATAGAGAAAAAATGATTGAAGCAGCTGCTGAGTCAATCGAAGAGTTAATGGAAAAATACCTTGAAGGTATTGAATTAACTGAAGAAGAAATCACTGCAGGTATTAAAGCTGGTTGTTTAAATATGACTATTACTCCAATGACTTGTGGAACAGCTTTCAAAAACAAAGGTGTTCAAACTTTACTTGATGCTGTTGCTATGTATTTACCAGCTCCAACTGAAGTTGAAGACATTAGAGGTGAAACTCAAGATGGTGAACCAGTTATCGTTCCTTCAACAGATGCTGGTGAAGTAGCTGCTTTAGCATTTAAAATTATGACTGACCCATTTGTTGGACAGTTAACATTTGCAAGAGTTTATAGAGGAGTTTTAGAATCTGGAACTTATGTTTATAACTCTACAAAAATGAAAAAAGAAAGAATCGGAAGATTACTTAAAATGCATGCAAATAACAGAGAAGAAATCAAAGAGCTTTATGCTGGAGAAATCGGTGCTGTTGTTGGTTTAAAATATACAATCACTGGAGATACTTTAGCTTCTGAAAAAGATCCTGTTATCTTAGAAAGAATGGAATTCCCAGAACCTGTTATTTCTGTTGCAGTTGAGCCAAAAACTAAAGCTGACCAAGAAAAAATGGGTATTGCTTTAGGTAAACTTGCAGAAGAAGATCCATCATTTAGAGTTAATACTGATGAAGAAACTGGACAAACTATTATTTCAGGAATGGGTGAATTACACCTTGAAATTCTTGTAGATAGAATGAAAAGAGAATTCAAAGTAGAAGCTGAAGTTGGTGCTCCTCAAGTTGCTTATAGAGAAACAATTAAAAACGCTGTTAAACAAGAGTATAAATACGCAAAACAATCAGGTGGTAAAGGTCAATACGGTCACGTATATTTAGACATTAAACCATTAGTTGGAAGCGAAGAAAACTTCAAATTTAACAATGATATTAAAGGTGGGGTTATTCCAAAAGAGTATATTCCTGCAGTTGAAAAAGGTTGTTTTGAAGCAATGCAAGGTGGTATCTTAGCTGGTTACCCAATGGTTAACATTGAAGTTTCTGTTTATGATGGTTCTTACCATGATGTGGATTCATCTGAAATGGCATTTAAACTTGCTGCTTCTATGGGATTCAAACAAGGTTGTAGATCTGCTGCTGCTCAAGCTGTAATCTTAGAACCAATTATGAAAGTTGAAATTGAAACTCCTGAAGATTATATGGGAGATGTTATTGGGGATTGTAATAAAAGAAGAGGACAAGTTCAATCTATGGATGACAGAGCTGGTGTTAAACTAGTTGTTGCTATGATTCCATTATCTGAAATGTTCGGTTATTCTACTGACTTAAGATCAATGTCTCAAGGTAGAGCGACTTATTCTATGATTTTCGATAACTATTCAGAAGTTCCAAAAAATGTTTCTGAAGAAATCATCAAAAAAAGAAATGGTTAA
- the rpsG gene encoding 30S ribosomal protein S7 yields MRRRKAPVREIMADPIYNSKVITKFVNTVMQDGKKSTAEKIMYGAIANLDARGEEKGIDLFEKAVENVKPLLEVRSRRVGGATYQVPVEVRAVRRQTLALRWLVEYARKRNERTMVERLANELFEAANERGSSFKKKEDMHRMAEANKAFAHYRW; encoded by the coding sequence ATGAGAAGAAGAAAAGCTCCAGTTAGAGAAATAATGGCTGATCCTATCTACAATAGTAAAGTGATCACAAAATTTGTTAATACAGTAATGCAAGATGGTAAAAAATCTACTGCTGAAAAAATTATGTATGGTGCAATTGCTAACCTTGATGCAAGAGGTGAAGAAAAAGGTATTGACTTATTCGAAAAAGCAGTTGAAAATGTTAAACCACTTTTAGAAGTTAGATCTAGAAGAGTTGGTGGAGCAACATACCAAGTTCCTGTTGAAGTTAGAGCTGTAAGAAGACAAACTTTAGCATTAAGATGGTTAGTAGAATATGCTAGAAAAAGAAACGAAAGAACTATGGTAGAAAGATTAGCTAATGAGTTATTCGAAGCTGCTAATGAAAGAGGTTCATCTTTCAAGAAGAAAGAAGATATGCATAGAATGGCAGAAGCTAATAAAGCATTTGCACACTACAGATGGTAG
- a CDS encoding DUF2971 domain-containing protein, giving the protein MGKIIYHYCNVESFKAIIQNKAIWLSSVYNLNDYKEIHWIKDKVLKKIKEYTNKNSYEKFNSFIKLFENQQPTVYIASFSQGDDLLSQWRAYANDGFGIAIGFNTDYFEQNDLIKTSEVLYDEKQQEVEIEKILEPLLNLDDKINFESKEFEEYCENIISEINNLSAKSKNELFMEEQEVRLIHNPIIIEDEQTKQFIFKNNLSQMMFRAVCGNLIPYFELKFDYFCENKPPILEIIKGPKNKFINQEIKIFLANNGFYNVDIKNSKSSYR; this is encoded by the coding sequence ATGGGGAAAATTATATATCACTATTGCAACGTTGAATCATTTAAAGCGATAATACAAAATAAAGCAATATGGCTTAGTTCTGTTTATAATTTAAATGATTACAAAGAGATACATTGGATTAAAGATAAAGTTTTAAAAAAGATAAAAGAATATACAAATAAGAATTCATATGAAAAGTTTAATAGTTTTATAAAATTATTTGAAAATCAACAACCAACAGTTTATATAGCTTCATTTTCTCAAGGTGATGATTTATTAAGTCAATGGCGAGCTTATGCAAATGATGGTTTTGGTATTGCAATTGGATTTAACACAGACTATTTTGAACAAAATGATTTGATTAAAACTTCAGAGGTTTTATATGATGAAAAACAACAAGAAGTAGAAATAGAAAAAATATTAGAACCACTTTTAAATTTAGATGATAAGATAAACTTTGAATCAAAAGAATTTGAAGAATATTGTGAAAATATAATAAGTGAGATAAATAATTTATCAGCTAAATCAAAAAATGAACTTTTTATGGAAGAACAAGAAGTTAGATTAATTCATAATCCAATTATAATAGAAGATGAACAAACTAAACAATTTATATTTAAAAATAACTTATCTCAAATGATGTTTAGAGCTGTATGTGGAAATCTTATCCCTTATTTTGAATTAAAATTTGATTATTTTTGTGAGAATAAACCTCCGATTTTAGAGATAATCAAGGGACCTAAAAATAAATTTATTAATCAAGAGATTAAAATATTTTTGGCAAATAACGGATTTTATAATGTAGATATAAAAAACTCAAAATCTTCATATAGATGA
- a CDS encoding type II toxin-antitoxin system RelE/ParE family toxin, protein MYKLFRTKQFIKDYGKTKLSDKHYEKYINFVSLLLEDKKLPDEALDHELIGNYLGFRECHISGDMLLIYIIDYGYLKLTRIGTHNQLFNN, encoded by the coding sequence ATGTATAAATTATTTAGAACAAAACAATTTATAAAAGATTATGGTAAAACAAAATTATCAGATAAACATTATGAAAAATATATAAATTTTGTTAGCTTACTACTTGAAGATAAAAAACTTCCAGACGAAGCTTTAGACCATGAACTTATTGGAAATTATCTGGGCTTTAGAGAATGCCATATTAGTGGAGATATGCTTTTAATATATATAATAGATTATGGTTATTTAAAGCTAACAAGAATAGGCACTCATAATCAGTTATTTAATAACTAA
- a CDS encoding type II toxin-antitoxin system RelB/DinJ family antitoxin: MMDATVRARVDSDLKQEAEAIFKKLGLNTSQAIVMFLNMVKLQNGIPFDMKIPNKETLKAMQEAKEFKGEKISLKDL, encoded by the coding sequence ATGATGGATGCAACTGTAAGAGCTAGAGTTGATAGTGATTTAAAACAAGAAGCTGAAGCTATTTTTAAAAAACTAGGGCTTAATACTTCTCAAGCAATAGTAATGTTCTTAAATATGGTAAAACTTCAAAATGGTATTCCCTTTGATATGAAAATTCCAAACAAAGAAACTCTAAAAGCTATGCAAGAAGCCAAAGAGTTTAAAGGTGAAAAAATATCTTTAAAAGATTTATAA
- a CDS encoding helix-turn-helix domain-containing protein, which translates to MQLKIIRNEKEYDDALNRIDELMELNPELGTAQSDELEILVLLVEKYEEINWNISTPDPIEAIKYRMEEMNLKQKDLVPYIGNKSKVSELLNRKISLSLSMVKNLSEALHIPLEILVKPI; encoded by the coding sequence ATGCAATTAAAAATTATAAGAAATGAAAAAGAGTATGATGACGCTCTAAATAGAATTGATGAATTAATGGAGCTAAATCCAGAACTAGGAACAGCCCAAAGTGATGAACTTGAAATTTTAGTTTTATTAGTAGAAAAATATGAAGAAATAAATTGGAATATATCAACACCAGACCCAATAGAAGCCATAAAATATAGAATGGAAGAGATGAATCTAAAACAGAAGGATTTAGTACCTTATATTGGAAATAAAAGTAAAGTATCAGAACTTTTAAATAGAAAAATATCTTTATCTCTTTCAATGGTTAAAAATTTATCTGAAGCTTTACATATTCCTTTGGAGATATTGGTTAAACCAATTTAA
- a CDS encoding type II toxin-antitoxin system HigB family toxin, whose protein sequence is MNVISKRTLIEFYEKHPQAKTPLEVWHLDTRKAEWKTPDDIKKIYANASFLEDNRVVFNIKGNDYHLVVHIDYKRKIVRIKFIGTHSEYDKINAKEI, encoded by the coding sequence ATGAACGTAATAAGTAAAAGAACATTAATAGAATTTTATGAAAAACATCCGCAAGCTAAAACGCCATTAGAAGTTTGGCATCTTGATACAAGAAAAGCCGAGTGGAAAACACCTGATGATATTAAAAAAATATATGCAAATGCTTCATTTTTAGAAGACAATCGAGTTGTTTTCAATATCAAAGGAAATGACTATCATTTGGTAGTACATATTGACTATAAAAGAAAAATAGTTAGAATTAAATTTATTGGTACTCATAGTGAGTATGATAAAATCAATGCAAAGGAAATATAA
- a CDS encoding helix-turn-helix domain-containing protein has product MAKKIKPTEYPTSDLELTAEYLGKFIRAKRTNSNLTSHQTALLCNVPVDVITKLENNSGGVTLDSFLKVINGLSINIELTRDNK; this is encoded by the coding sequence ATGGCTAAGAAAATAAAACCAACAGAATATCCTACTTCAGATCTTGAATTAACAGCAGAATATTTAGGTAAATTTATTAGAGCAAAAAGAACAAATTCAAATCTAACTTCTCACCAAACAGCACTGTTATGCAATGTTCCAGTTGATGTTATTACAAAATTAGAGAATAATAGTGGTGGAGTTACCCTTGATAGTTTTTTGAAAGTAATAAATGGACTTAGTATTAATATTGAATTAACAAGAGATAATAAATGA
- the rpsL gene encoding 30S ribosomal protein S12: MPTINQLVRNERKKVIKKSKSPALESCPQRRGVCTRVYTTTPKKPNSALRKVAKVRLTSGYEVISYIGGEGHNLQEHSIVLVRGGRVKDLPGVKYHIVRGALDTAGVANRTVARSKYGTKKAKAKKK; encoded by the coding sequence ATGCCTACAATCAATCAGCTTGTAAGAAATGAGCGAAAAAAGGTTATAAAAAAATCTAAATCGCCAGCGTTAGAAAGTTGCCCACAAAGAAGAGGAGTATGTACAAGAGTATATACTACAACTCCAAAAAAACCTAACTCGGCTTTAAGAAAAGTTGCGAAAGTTAGATTAACATCTGGATATGAAGTAATTTCATATATCGGTGGTGAAGGTCACAACTTACAAGAGCACTCAATTGTTCTAGTAAGAGGGGGAAGAGTTAAGGATTTACCTGGGGTTAAATACCACATCGTAAGAGGTGCTTTAGATACTGCTGGTGTTGCTAACAGAACTGTTGCAAGATCTAAATATGGTACAAAAAAAGCAAAAGCTAAGAAAAAGTAG
- a CDS encoding YwbE family protein translates to MMDPKKRFNIKQGLKVNIVLKQDQRSGNLTQGIVKDILTNSPTHPHGIKVRLQDGQVGRVQEIL, encoded by the coding sequence ATAATGGATCCAAAAAAAAGATTTAATATAAAACAAGGATTAAAAGTTAATATTGTTTTAAAACAAGATCAAAGAAGTGGAAATTTAACTCAAGGTATTGTTAAAGATATTCTAACAAATTCACCAACTCATCCCCATGGAATCAAAGTTAGACTTCAAGATGGACAAGTTGGTCGTGTTCAAGAGATTTTATAA